One region of Solanum pennellii chromosome 6, SPENNV200 genomic DNA includes:
- the LOC107022319 gene encoding LOW QUALITY PROTEIN: mini-chromosome maintenance complex-binding protein (The sequence of the model RefSeq protein was modified relative to this genomic sequence to represent the inferred CDS: inserted 1 base in 1 codon) translates to MVGLAYDCLLNPQGAVRTTFQNEISKASDLAAFDGKDWXAIDLFRKFLYDDGGLSQVPILNPASIVRLKSNTLVRFRGMIQDMLGNELYVGMYKDGETWRKNKFGDFFQFRRATGSSPDMRVWERRLLYCIPVPGQNSWIEYSSETLPNPSSESSSPQREKRHKEDDTTINDARDTPTADVGSATSVLPYFDRTSLPFLVKIYDSPESGLKLSDVFEFIGVVTFDSEFSVDKNIDDDFLGYLGDDDTQTQMPPSKVPRLHCLIHKKLSNQDFISGSPTLELNSHLVKEIRKTLLRHLTTILGNDGVAANLILLHLLSKVYARVDSTAVGKLSLNLTCFNKETLSVYGHHLNLALKNLLPFTQCVPLTTLKKIPLAPIFFYQTNRLASRLLQLAEGSHLTIDETQLQEGRLNPIGLENARVLQSLLERQKVEYDFTYYKIDMPADIQLLVLSEGKSNILPADLVLPFRPLSVNVAQVIEIEVLQSWRWYLATMRLLSHSITQEMQKVVKDDLVAARQADRSLGSVDFSRFLTMGRLVSLSFGETTLTLEHWQMAKELERLQKERL, encoded by the exons ATGGTGGGACTCGCTTACGATTGCCTACTAAATCCACAGGGAGCTGTCCGAACGACATTTCAAAATGAGATTTCTAAAGCCTCTGATCTAGCCGCCTTCGACGGCAAGGACT GTGCCATTGATCTGTTCAGGAAGTTTCTCTATGACGATGGCGGCCTTTCTCAG GTTCCAATTCTGAATCCTGCATCTATAGTACGACTGAAATCCAATACTCTTGTTCGATTTCGGGGAATGATTCAAGATATGCTGGGAAATGAATTGTATGTTGGCATGTACAAG GATGGAGAAACTTGGAGAAAGAATAAGTTTGGTGACTTCTTTCAATTCCGTAGGGCTACGGGATCTTCACCTGACATGCGAGTGTGGGAGCGGCGATTACTTTACTGTATTCCT GTTCCAGGGCAGAATTCATGGATTGAATATTCCTCTGAAACCCTGCCCAATCCAAGTTCAGAATCCTCGTCTCCACAAAGGGAGAAACGCCATAAGGAGGATGATACAACAATAAATGATGCAA GGGACACTCCAACTGCTGACGTTGGTTCAGCTACGAGTGTGCTTCCATATTTTGACAGAACTTCTTTGCCATTTCTTGTGAAG ATATACGACTCTCCTGAATCTGGTTTGAAGCTAAGTGATGTTTTTGAGTTCATTGGTGTCGTAACATTTGATTCAGAGTTTTCTGTAGACAAAAATATTGACGATGATTTTTTGGGCTATTTGGGTGATGATGATACACAGACTCAGATGCCTCCAAGCAAG GTACCTCGACTCCACTGCCTTATTCACAAGAAGCTTTCCAATCAAGACTTTATTTCAGGTTCTCCCACACTTGAG CTTAATTCCCACCTGGTGAAAGAAATAAGGAAAACTCTATTAAGGCATCTCACGACTATTCTAGGAAATGATGGCGTTGCAGCTAATCTCATTTTATTGCATCTCTTGTCTAAG GTGTATGCTAGAGTGGATTCAACTGCCGTTGGAAAGCTTTCATTGAACCTAACATGTTTTAACAAGGAGACCCTGTCTGTTTATGGTCATCATCTTAATCTTGCACTCAAGAACCTTCTACCTTTCACACAATGTGTACCTTTAACtaccttaaaaaaaattcctcttgccccaatttttttttatcaaactaataG GCTGGCATCAAGGTTACTGCAACTTGCTGAAGGCTCTCATTTAACTATTGATGAGACTCAATTACAAGAAGGGAGACTTAATCCTATTGGGCTTGAGAATGCTAGAGTCCTGCAAAGCTTGTTAGAACGGCAAAAG gTTGAATATGACTTCACTTATTATAAAATAGACATGCCTGCGGACATTCAGTTGCTAGTTCTTTCTGAGGGAAAATCCAATATACTCCCAGCAGATTTGGTTTTACCATTTCGTCCATTATCAGTAAATGTTGCTCAAGTTATTGAGATAGAAGTTCTGCAATCTTGGAGATGGTACCTGGCTACTATGAGATTATTGTCTCACTCTATTACGCAAGAGATGCAGAAG GTGGTAAAAGATGACTTAGTAGCGGCTAGGCAGGCTGATAGAAGCTTAGGTAGCGTAGATTTCAGCAG GTTTCTGACAATGGGTCGTCTTGTATCTCTAAGTTTTGGTGAAACCACTTTAACACTCGAACATTGGCAAATGGCCAAAGAATTAGAGCGCCTTCAAAAGGAGAGATTATAG
- the LOC107021231 gene encoding uncharacterized protein LOC107021231 isoform X1, with protein sequence MNLVGRDRIEAFVSIFVTLLPHELSALLYSSSTFFFILSAYFVVLPLRDEGAISLGLGNLPSLFVGSLILTLFAAPLSTLIFSLPNLSKSKALVLIHRFFGVTLVAFYILWLFSTPGSSPFNIKGLLSVSSTLKQELKVEVSHTNTPNSSSWSNHGWFYVSVRIGLFLWVALLNLITISSTWARVIDVMDSESGSRLFGFIGAGATLGQLCGSLFATGMAWLGPYLLLVSAVLMELAAQSSKGIKKDFLQLPEELSPIREADTDQAEEADNIPGLTQRTTSPKSPASVAKPQFWAILDGLKLILSSTYLLHVSLFLWLSAVVSSFFYFQKVTVIAAAVTDPTGRRRLFAQINSFIAIFILAGQLTLTGRILTFAGVTLAICSAPFVAFANLIALAVWPTWIAVAISETLRKVVTYVVTRPARELLFTVVSQDEKYKAKVCIDVIVQRLGDATAAAMYKLLFSTLSGKASAVSLYALPVCLMWILTAFYLGHRYRQLTADHPSQPVETCRRYGT encoded by the exons ATGAATTTGGTGGGCAGAGATCGAATTGAGGCATTTGTTTCCATTTTCGTTACTCTTCTTCCACACGAGCTCTCCGCATTGCTATACTCTTCCTCCACTTTTTTCTTC ATTTTGAGCGCATACTTTGTGGTTCTTCCTTTACGTGATGAAGGAGCTATATCTTTGGGATTGGGGAATCTCCCCAGCTTGTTTGTGGGATCTTTGATACTCACACTCTTTGCTGCCCCTCTTTCCACCTTAATCTTTTCATTGCCTAATCTTTCCAAGTCAAAG GCTTTGGTCTTGATACACAGGTTTTTTGGGGTCACGCTTGTTGCGTTCTACATTCTGTGGCTTTTTTCTACTCCTGGGAGTTCACCATTTAATATCAAG GGACTGCTCTCTGTGTCCTCAACTTTAAAACAGGAGTTAAAAGTGGAGGTTAGTCACACGAATACTCCAAACTCGTCGAGTTGGAGCAACCATGGTTGGTTCTACGTGTCAGTGAGAATTGGCCTGTTTCTTTGG GTTGCTTTGCTTAATCTTATTACTATATCTTCAACTTGGGCTAGAGTTATTGATGTGATGGATAGTGAG TCAGGTTCAAGATTGTTTGGGTTTATTGGTGCTGGTGCTACACTAGGCCAGCTGTGTGGTTCGTTATTTGCCACAGGAATGGCTTGGTTAGGACCGT ATTTACTTCTTGTTTCAGCGGTTCTCATGGAACTTGCTGCACAGTCATCAAAAGGAATCAAGAAAGACTTCTTACAACTTCCTGAAGAACTATCTCCCATCAg GGAAGCTGATACAGATCAAGCTGAAGAGGCCGATAATATACCAGGGCTCACACAGAGAACAACTTCCCCAAAATCTCCAGCTTCTGTAGCAAAGCCTCAGTTCTGGGCTATATTGGATGGGCTAAAGCTCATTCTTTCTTCGACTTACTTGTTGCATGTATCATTATTCCTCTGGCTGAGTGCAGTTGTGTCCTCCTTTTTTTACTTTCAG AAAGTAACTGTTATTGCTGCTGCAGTAACAGATCCCACTGGTAGAAGAAGATTATTTGCACAGATCAATAGCTTCATTGCTATTTTTATCCTTGCTGGACAGCTCACTTTGACG GGGCGCATCCTTACTTTTGCTGGTGTTACTCTAGCCATTTGCTCTGCACCTTTTGTTGCCTTTGCGAATCTAATTGCTTTAGCAGTATGGCCCACATGGATTGCAGTGGCCATCTCAGAAACCCTGAGGAAG GTGGTCACATACGTCGTTACCAGGCCTGCAAGGGAGCTTCTTTTCACTGTTGTCTCACAGGACGAGAAGTATAAAGCAAAG GTATGCATAGATGTTATTGTTCAAAGACTTGGGGATGCTACAGCAGCTGCAATGTACAAGCTACTCTTCAGCACTCTCAGTGGCAAGGCATCAGCTGTTTCTCTATATGCCCTACCT GTCTGCTTGATGTGGATACTGACAGCATTTTATCTAGGACACCGATACAGGCAACTAACAGCGGATCATCCCTCTCAACCTGTTGAAACATGTAGAAGATACGGAACATAA
- the LOC107021231 gene encoding uncharacterized protein LOC107021231 isoform X2, producing the protein MNLVGRDRIEAFVSIFVTLLPHELSALLYSSSTFFFILSAYFVVLPLRDEGAISLGLGNLPSLFVGSLILTLFAAPLSTLIFSLPNLSKSKALVLIHRFFGVTLVAFYILWLFSTPGSSPFNIKELKVEVSHTNTPNSSSWSNHGWFYVSVRIGLFLWVALLNLITISSTWARVIDVMDSESGSRLFGFIGAGATLGQLCGSLFATGMAWLGPYLLLVSAVLMELAAQSSKGIKKDFLQLPEELSPIREADTDQAEEADNIPGLTQRTTSPKSPASVAKPQFWAILDGLKLILSSTYLLHVSLFLWLSAVVSSFFYFQKVTVIAAAVTDPTGRRRLFAQINSFIAIFILAGQLTLTGRILTFAGVTLAICSAPFVAFANLIALAVWPTWIAVAISETLRKVVTYVVTRPARELLFTVVSQDEKYKAKVCIDVIVQRLGDATAAAMYKLLFSTLSGKASAVSLYALPVCLMWILTAFYLGHRYRQLTADHPSQPVETCRRYGT; encoded by the exons ATGAATTTGGTGGGCAGAGATCGAATTGAGGCATTTGTTTCCATTTTCGTTACTCTTCTTCCACACGAGCTCTCCGCATTGCTATACTCTTCCTCCACTTTTTTCTTC ATTTTGAGCGCATACTTTGTGGTTCTTCCTTTACGTGATGAAGGAGCTATATCTTTGGGATTGGGGAATCTCCCCAGCTTGTTTGTGGGATCTTTGATACTCACACTCTTTGCTGCCCCTCTTTCCACCTTAATCTTTTCATTGCCTAATCTTTCCAAGTCAAAG GCTTTGGTCTTGATACACAGGTTTTTTGGGGTCACGCTTGTTGCGTTCTACATTCTGTGGCTTTTTTCTACTCCTGGGAGTTCACCATTTAATATCAAG GAGTTAAAAGTGGAGGTTAGTCACACGAATACTCCAAACTCGTCGAGTTGGAGCAACCATGGTTGGTTCTACGTGTCAGTGAGAATTGGCCTGTTTCTTTGG GTTGCTTTGCTTAATCTTATTACTATATCTTCAACTTGGGCTAGAGTTATTGATGTGATGGATAGTGAG TCAGGTTCAAGATTGTTTGGGTTTATTGGTGCTGGTGCTACACTAGGCCAGCTGTGTGGTTCGTTATTTGCCACAGGAATGGCTTGGTTAGGACCGT ATTTACTTCTTGTTTCAGCGGTTCTCATGGAACTTGCTGCACAGTCATCAAAAGGAATCAAGAAAGACTTCTTACAACTTCCTGAAGAACTATCTCCCATCAg GGAAGCTGATACAGATCAAGCTGAAGAGGCCGATAATATACCAGGGCTCACACAGAGAACAACTTCCCCAAAATCTCCAGCTTCTGTAGCAAAGCCTCAGTTCTGGGCTATATTGGATGGGCTAAAGCTCATTCTTTCTTCGACTTACTTGTTGCATGTATCATTATTCCTCTGGCTGAGTGCAGTTGTGTCCTCCTTTTTTTACTTTCAG AAAGTAACTGTTATTGCTGCTGCAGTAACAGATCCCACTGGTAGAAGAAGATTATTTGCACAGATCAATAGCTTCATTGCTATTTTTATCCTTGCTGGACAGCTCACTTTGACG GGGCGCATCCTTACTTTTGCTGGTGTTACTCTAGCCATTTGCTCTGCACCTTTTGTTGCCTTTGCGAATCTAATTGCTTTAGCAGTATGGCCCACATGGATTGCAGTGGCCATCTCAGAAACCCTGAGGAAG GTGGTCACATACGTCGTTACCAGGCCTGCAAGGGAGCTTCTTTTCACTGTTGTCTCACAGGACGAGAAGTATAAAGCAAAG GTATGCATAGATGTTATTGTTCAAAGACTTGGGGATGCTACAGCAGCTGCAATGTACAAGCTACTCTTCAGCACTCTCAGTGGCAAGGCATCAGCTGTTTCTCTATATGCCCTACCT GTCTGCTTGATGTGGATACTGACAGCATTTTATCTAGGACACCGATACAGGCAACTAACAGCGGATCATCCCTCTCAACCTGTTGAAACATGTAGAAGATACGGAACATAA